From the Garra rufa chromosome 17, GarRuf1.0, whole genome shotgun sequence genome, one window contains:
- the LOC141289442 gene encoding ras/Rap GTPase-activating protein SynGAP-like, giving the protein MSYVSSQDGRCVSPCSRPHTPLNGHAHDSPGWSRQLRVRDGDQFYLLDQEEVHPLLMNDHRPVSHRHKLLRRTVSVPADSRPHPESDDSG; this is encoded by the exons atGGAAGGTGTGTGTCTCCATGTTCTCGGCCTCACACTCCTCTGAATGGCCACGCACACGACTCCCCCGGCTGGAGCCGCCAGCTCCGCGTCAGAGATGGAGACCAGTTCTACCTGCTGGATCAAGAGGag GTTCATCCATTGCTGATGAATGATCATCGTCCCGTCTCTCACCGACACAAACTGCTGCGCAGGACCGTCAGCGTACCTGCAGATAGCAGACCACATCCTGAGTCAG ATGACAGTGGATAA